One window of Candidatus Tokpelaia hoelldoblerii genomic DNA carries:
- a CDS encoding Hypothetical protein (bhsal01790): MAEIRLKRIYEAPANNDGFRVLVDRVWPRGMSREDAHIDLWLKDIAPSTGLRKWFAHDVAKWPEFQKRYRQELKLQEEALRGLHARAGKRPLTLLYGARDEKHNQAVVLKRVLEVLG, translated from the coding sequence ATGGCTGAGATCAGGCTGAAACGTATCTATGAAGCACCGGCAAACAATGACGGTTTCCGGGTGCTGGTTGATCGTGTCTGGCCGCGCGGCATGAGCAGGGAAGATGCTCATATCGACCTGTGGCTGAAGGATATTGCCCCTTCAACCGGGTTGCGCAAATGGTTTGCCCATGATGTGGCCAAATGGCCGGAGTTTCAAAAACGTTACCGGCAGGAGTTGAAATTACAGGAAGAGGCTTTGCGCGGCCTGCATGCCAGGGCAGGCAAAAGGCCGCTCACTCTGCTTTATGGTGCCAGGGATGAAAAACACAATCAGGCGGTTGTGCTGAAGAGGGTGCTGGAAGTCCTTGGATAA
- the ruvA gene encoding Holliday junction DNA helicase RuvA (bhsal01910), translating into MIGKLKGRVDEVADTYVIVDVNGVGYVVYMTMRALGALPLAGETVSCFIETQVREDAIRLYGFASRDEQAWFRLLQNVQGVGAKVALALLGTLSPAELANAIALKDIALISRAPGVGKKVAERIAIELKNKAPAVPGALTVGGGAQPVGEEVADAPVLDAISALVNLGYGREQAAAAGQAAYGLAGAGADSAGLIRLGLKELAR; encoded by the coding sequence ATGATTGGCAAGCTCAAAGGGCGGGTGGATGAAGTCGCCGATACTTATGTGATTGTTGATGTCAACGGGGTCGGCTATGTTGTTTATATGACAATGCGGGCGCTGGGCGCTTTACCGCTGGCGGGCGAGACGGTGAGCTGTTTTATTGAAACCCAGGTGCGTGAAGACGCTATCCGCCTTTATGGTTTTGCCTCGCGGGATGAGCAGGCATGGTTCCGCCTGTTGCAGAATGTGCAGGGCGTGGGGGCCAAGGTGGCGCTGGCGCTGCTTGGCACCCTGAGTCCGGCGGAACTTGCCAATGCCATTGCCCTGAAGGATATTGCCCTTATCAGCCGCGCACCGGGCGTGGGCAAAAAGGTGGCGGAACGTATTGCGATAGAATTGAAAAACAAGGCGCCGGCGGTGCCCGGGGCTTTGACAGTTGGCGGCGGCGCGCAACCGGTTGGGGAAGAGGTGGCAGATGCCCCGGTTCTTGATGCGATTTCAGCGCTTGTCAATCTCGGTTACGGGCGCGAGCAGGCGGCGGCGGCAGGGCAGGCCGCTTACGGGCTGGCGGGCGCGGGCGCGGATTCAGCCGGGCTGATCCGTCTTGGGCTTAAGGAACTGGCAAGGTAA
- the ruvB gene encoding holliday junction DNA helicase RuvB (bhsal01920): MKDEAERLISAQKQSEDSELPLRPQTLDDFVGQAGARANLKVFIEAARVRNEALDHVLFVGPPGLGKTTLAQIMARELGVNFRSTSGPVIAKAGDLAALLTNLEDRDVLFIDEIHRLSPAVEEILYPAMEDFQLDLIIGEGPAARSVKIDLARFTLVAATTRLGLLTTPLRDRFGIPVRLNFYTVEELEYIVRRGARIMQMPISDDGAREVARRARGTPRIAGRLLRRVRDFALVAGAGIIERGIADEALSRLEVDNLGLDQLDRRYLGMIARHFGGGPVGIETISAGLSEPRDAIEDIIEPYLIQQGFIQRTPRGRMMTGMAWTHLGLAAPPQPQEHGRNGIQAGLFDHERN, from the coding sequence ATGAAGGATGAAGCGGAGCGTCTGATTTCGGCGCAGAAACAGAGCGAAGACAGCGAATTGCCGCTGCGTCCGCAAACGCTGGATGATTTTGTCGGGCAGGCAGGCGCGCGCGCTAATTTGAAAGTGTTTATTGAAGCGGCCAGGGTGCGCAATGAAGCGCTTGACCATGTGCTGTTTGTCGGCCCGCCGGGGTTGGGTAAAACCACGCTGGCGCAGATCATGGCCAGGGAGCTGGGGGTGAATTTCCGCTCCACGTCCGGGCCGGTGATTGCCAAGGCGGGTGATCTTGCCGCGCTGCTGACCAATCTGGAAGACCGCGATGTGCTGTTTATTGACGAGATACACCGTCTTTCTCCGGCAGTAGAGGAAATTCTCTATCCGGCGATGGAGGATTTTCAGCTTGACCTGATTATCGGGGAAGGCCCTGCCGCCCGCTCGGTCAAGATCGATCTGGCCCGTTTTACGCTTGTGGCGGCGACAACGCGGCTCGGGTTGTTGACCACGCCCTTGCGTGACCGTTTCGGCATTCCGGTGCGGCTGAATTTTTATACGGTGGAAGAGCTTGAGTATATCGTCCGCCGCGGCGCGCGCATTATGCAGATGCCGATTTCGGATGATGGCGCGCGGGAAGTGGCGCGGCGCGCCCGCGGCACGCCACGCATTGCCGGGCGGCTGTTGCGGCGGGTGCGCGATTTTGCCCTTGTCGCCGGTGCGGGCATTATCGAACGTGGTATCGCTGATGAAGCGCTGTCGCGGCTTGAGGTGGATAATCTTGGCCTTGACCAGCTTGACCGGCGTTATCTTGGCATGATTGCCAGACATTTCGGCGGTGGGCCGGTGGGCATTGAAACCATCTCCGCCGGTTTGTCCGAACCGCGTGACGCGATTGAGGATATTATCGAACCTTACCTTATCCAGCAGGGTTTTATCCAGCGCACCCCGCGCGGGCGGATGATGACGGGTATGGCGTGGACACATCTTGGCCTTGCCGCGCCGCCGCAGCCACAAGAGCATGGCCGTAATGGAATACAGGCAGGTTTGTTTGATCATGAAAGAAATTGA
- the rpmA gene encoding 50S ribosomal protein L27 (bhsal01810), producing the protein MAHKKAGGSSRNGRDSESKRLGVKKFGGEAVLAGNIIVRQRGTKWHAGDNVGLGKDHTLFALVHGTVSFRTKANGRSFVSVMPMAKAAE; encoded by the coding sequence ATGGCACATAAAAAAGCTGGTGGTTCCTCGCGCAATGGTCGCGATTCCGAATCCAAACGCCTTGGCGTGAAAAAATTTGGTGGTGAAGCTGTTCTGGCAGGCAATATCATTGTGCGCCAGCGCGGCACGAAGTGGCACGCCGGTGACAATGTCGGTCTTGGTAAAGACCATACACTGTTTGCACTGGTGCACGGCACGGTTTCGTTCCGTACGAAAGCCAATGGCCGCAGCTTTGTATCGGTTATGCCGATGGCGAAGGCCGCAGAGTAA
- the efp gene encoding Elongation factor P (bhsal01850): MKINGNEIRPGNVIEHNGSLWVAVKCNAVKPGKGGAFNQVELKNLLDGTKLNERFRAAETVEKVRLEQKDFTFLYEQGDALVFMDSESYEQLELQKDFVGDRAAFLQDGMTVTVELYEEKPIGISLPDQVVLTIAEADPVVKGQTAASSYKPAVMENGIRVMVPPFIETGERIVVDTNEIIYLRRAD; encoded by the coding sequence ATGAAAATCAATGGTAATGAAATCCGCCCCGGCAATGTGATTGAACATAATGGCAGCCTGTGGGTTGCAGTAAAATGCAATGCAGTAAAGCCCGGCAAAGGCGGTGCGTTCAATCAGGTTGAACTGAAGAATCTGCTTGACGGCACCAAGCTCAACGAGCGTTTCCGCGCCGCCGAAACGGTGGAAAAAGTCCGGCTTGAACAAAAGGACTTCACATTTCTCTATGAACAGGGCGACGCGCTGGTGTTCATGGATTCTGAATCTTACGAACAGCTTGAGCTGCAAAAGGATTTTGTCGGTGACCGCGCCGCTTTTCTGCAGGACGGCATGACGGTCACGGTGGAACTTTACGAAGAAAAGCCGATCGGCATTTCACTCCCCGACCAGGTGGTGCTGACCATTGCTGAGGCTGACCCTGTCGTCAAAGGGCAGACCGCCGCTTCATCCTACAAGCCGGCGGTTATGGAAAACGGCATTCGTGTCATGGTGCCGCCATTTATTGAAACAGGTGAGCGTATCGTGGTAGACACCAACGAAATCATCTATCTGCGCCGTGCGGACTGA
- a CDS encoding Acetyltransferase GNAT family (bhsal01820): MNNRGIENTGRKQIDCPVLVTERLVLRIPHVEDIDTIAELANNPRVSAMLSSILHPYTYEDAADFVAKAAAGELGYCTYAVTLAETGAFIGCCSIHERKAGEGVEIGYWLGEPFWGQGYATEAISALIDTAFRTTDIDVLYAACFTTNAVSRHVLEKAGFNPHCDVEMRLQASGTVAGQEFALARHDWLARFASQMAEAAVSAAVNE, encoded by the coding sequence ATGAACAACAGGGGCATAGAAAATACAGGCCGGAAGCAGATAGACTGCCCTGTGCTGGTGACTGAGCGGCTGGTGTTGCGCATACCGCATGTTGAAGATATCGACACGATTGCTGAACTGGCCAATAATCCGCGTGTTTCCGCCATGCTGTCCAGTATCCTTCATCCCTATACGTATGAGGATGCGGCTGATTTTGTCGCCAAAGCCGCCGCCGGTGAACTGGGTTATTGCACTTATGCCGTTACATTGGCAGAAACCGGTGCTTTTATCGGTTGTTGCAGTATTCATGAGCGCAAGGCCGGTGAAGGTGTAGAAATCGGCTATTGGCTGGGTGAGCCTTTCTGGGGGCAGGGCTATGCGACAGAAGCAATTTCCGCTTTGATTGATACAGCTTTTCGCACGACCGATATTGATGTGCTTTATGCCGCCTGCTTTACCACCAATGCGGTCTCGCGCCATGTGCTGGAAAAAGCGGGCTTTAATCCTCATTGTGATGTTGAAATGCGTTTGCAAGCTTCAGGTACGGTTGCCGGACAGGAATTTGCGCTTGCCCGCCATGACTGGCTTGCGCGCTTTGCCAGCCAGATGGCAGAGGCTGCTGTCTCTGCTGCGGTGAATGAATAA
- a CDS encoding Hypothetical protein (bhsal01890): protein MTPSPVLSETLSENMIVLAEHEGFAAIFEALYARTVQLIEETNRYVHGEGLAQFRALEADAGIVYSAEAVQLGARLMLVAAWLLLNRAAREGDMKPDIIFREKQKIMGEIPKMRGQNHPLWPQLPEKLRQFSDESWYLVERLRLFEQDAGKALNKDNAVNGQLRRLKGAFGGKSKI, encoded by the coding sequence GTGACGCCGTCCCCTGTTTTATCTGAAACTTTGTCGGAGAATATGATTGTTCTGGCCGAGCATGAAGGGTTTGCTGCTATATTCGAGGCCTTGTACGCCCGCACCGTGCAGTTGATTGAGGAAACCAACCGTTATGTGCATGGCGAGGGGCTGGCGCAGTTCCGGGCGCTGGAAGCAGATGCCGGTATCGTTTATTCTGCTGAGGCCGTGCAGCTCGGGGCGCGATTGATGCTGGTTGCGGCGTGGCTTTTGCTCAATCGCGCGGCACGGGAGGGGGATATGAAGCCCGATATTATCTTTCGTGAAAAACAGAAAATCATGGGCGAAATCCCGAAAATGCGCGGGCAGAATCATCCGCTGTGGCCGCAATTGCCTGAAAAGCTGCGGCAATTTTCCGATGAGTCGTGGTATCTGGTTGAGCGTCTGCGCCTGTTTGAGCAGGACGCCGGCAAGGCGCTGAACAAGGACAACGCCGTCAATGGCCAGTTGCGCCGTCTTAAAGGCGCTTTTGGTGGAAAATCCAAAATTTAA
- the ruvC gene encoding Holliday junction resolvase RuvC (bhsal01900) yields the protein MTQAIRIIGIDPGLRRTGWGVIESSGNRLQFIGAGTVTSDNTRTLAERLCQLHEGLARVVQQYKPHEAAVEHTFVNKDATATLKLGQARGIALLVPAQANLGVAEYAPNAVKKAVIGVGHGEKGQIHMMVRVLMPRAQFDTADAADALAIAVCHAHNRVSAALVQKLKGLA from the coding sequence ATGACACAAGCGATTCGCATTATCGGCATTGACCCGGGCCTGCGCCGTACCGGCTGGGGCGTTATTGAAAGCAGCGGTAACCGCCTGCAGTTTATCGGGGCAGGCACCGTCACCTCTGACAATACGCGCACTCTGGCTGAACGCCTGTGCCAGCTGCATGAAGGGCTGGCGCGCGTTGTGCAGCAATACAAGCCGCATGAGGCGGCGGTTGAACATACATTTGTCAACAAGGATGCGACCGCAACGCTTAAACTCGGGCAGGCGCGCGGCATTGCCTTGCTGGTGCCGGCGCAGGCAAATCTGGGCGTGGCGGAATATGCGCCCAATGCGGTGAAGAAAGCGGTCATCGGTGTCGGCCATGGGGAAAAAGGGCAGATTCACATGATGGTCAGGGTGCTGATGCCGCGGGCGCAGTTTGATACGGCGGATGCGGCGGATGCGCTTGCTATCGCGGTCTGCCATGCGCATAATCGGGTGAGCGCGGCGCTGGTGCAGAAGCTGAAAGGACTGGCATGA
- a CDS encoding OpgC protein (bhsal01880): protein MVQAVKGGLVETIVSQATTYENAAPRSKRDTRIDVFRALALLTIFINHVPGTIYEYFTHKNLGFSDSAEAFVLISGMAVGLAYGAKFTVGNRLFLLLKLWRRAFTLYSAHILTTLATLAIFCGAAVFLHHDSFLGQINIATLIKEPAKGFVGLFTLGHQLGYNNILPLYMVLLLAAPLMLSVAGKSLRLLLVLSGALYLFAGFYHIAPANYPAQGVWFLNPLSWQFLFAIGMAATIHVKRGGSLPKSPWLVVLAAAYLVLSCIWVRFSLWGINIRMGLPETLTGFNKTFVALPRLLHILALSYVIAAFPAISNLARTSLYHPLALLGKYSLPVFVTGTLLSMVAQVLKQVNPGGISYDTLLIATGMTVQFALAYYLEWFHQGARSARRPQAQTAPVATVGGAAPLPESLPVTATGAAMPMAENLSVVKKRRVKA from the coding sequence ATGGTGCAGGCCGTTAAAGGTGGCCTGGTGGAGACAATTGTGAGTCAGGCAACAACATATGAAAATGCTGCCCCGCGCAGCAAACGCGATACCCGGATAGACGTTTTCCGGGCGCTGGCGTTGCTGACGATTTTTATCAATCATGTCCCGGGCACGATTTATGAATATTTCACCCATAAAAATCTGGGTTTTTCCGATTCAGCCGAAGCTTTTGTGCTGATTTCCGGCATGGCTGTCGGGCTTGCCTATGGGGCAAAATTTACCGTGGGCAACCGGTTGTTCCTGCTTTTGAAGCTGTGGCGGCGGGCGTTTACGCTTTACAGCGCCCATATTCTGACAACGCTGGCGACACTGGCGATATTTTGCGGCGCGGCGGTATTCCTGCACCATGACAGTTTTTTGGGGCAGATCAATATCGCCACCCTGATAAAAGAACCGGCAAAAGGCTTTGTCGGCCTGTTCACCCTTGGCCACCAGCTTGGCTATAACAATATTCTGCCGCTTTATATGGTGCTGCTGCTTGCGGCGCCGCTCATGCTGTCTGTCGCCGGTAAAAGCCTGCGCCTGCTGCTGGTTCTGTCCGGCGCATTGTATCTGTTTGCCGGTTTTTATCATATCGCCCCGGCTAACTATCCGGCGCAGGGCGTGTGGTTTCTCAACCCGCTGTCATGGCAGTTCCTGTTTGCCATCGGTATGGCGGCGACAATCCATGTCAAACGCGGCGGCAGCCTGCCGAAGTCCCCCTGGCTTGTTGTGCTGGCGGCGGCTTATCTTGTTCTGTCCTGTATCTGGGTGCGGTTCAGCCTGTGGGGAATCAATATCCGCATGGGGCTGCCGGAGACTCTGACCGGCTTTAACAAAACCTTTGTGGCGCTGCCGCGCCTGCTGCATATTCTGGCGCTCAGCTATGTGATTGCCGCATTTCCGGCGATTTCCAATCTGGCCCGCACGTCCCTGTATCATCCGCTGGCGCTGCTTGGCAAATACAGCCTGCCGGTCTTTGTCACCGGCACATTGCTGTCTATGGTGGCGCAGGTCCTGAAACAGGTGAACCCGGGCGGTATTTCTTATGATACATTGCTGATAGCAACCGGCATGACCGTGCAGTTTGCCCTTGCCTATTATCTGGAATGGTTTCATCAAGGAGCTCGTTCCGCCCGCCGGCCACAGGCGCAAACCGCGCCTGTTGCGACCGTTGGTGGAGCGGCGCCGCTTCCTGAAAGCCTGCCTGTCACGGCAACTGGCGCGGCCATGCCGATGGCTGAAAACCTGTCCGTTGTGAAAAAAAGACGGGTAAAAGCCTGA
- the suhB gene encoding Inositol-1-monophosphatase (bhsal01840) yields the protein MARSAIMNVMVQAALKGGRSLTRDFGEVQNLQVSLKGPGDYVSQADKKAENIIFNELQRARPDYSFLMEESGTIAGSDDQHRFIIDPLDGTTNFLHGIPIFAVSIALERQGQIVAGVIYNPALDELYTAERGSGVFLNDRRLRVAGRRKLEDCVIATGIPHLGRGKHGQYLVELRNVMGEVAGIRRMGAAALDLASVAAGRFDAFWESDLQPWDMAAGLLMVREAGGFVSDMSGGQDIFASKSVVAGNEFIHPALLQTLKKPV from the coding sequence ATGGCCCGCTCGGCGATAATGAATGTAATGGTGCAGGCCGCCTTAAAAGGCGGGCGCTCGCTCACGCGCGATTTTGGCGAAGTGCAGAATTTGCAGGTTTCGCTCAAAGGCCCGGGGGATTATGTCAGCCAGGCAGACAAAAAGGCTGAAAACATCATCTTCAACGAGCTGCAGCGCGCCCGCCCCGACTACAGCTTTCTGATGGAAGAATCCGGCACGATTGCAGGCAGTGACGACCAGCACCGTTTTATCATTGACCCGCTTGACGGCACGACCAATTTTTTGCACGGCATTCCGATATTTGCCGTTTCCATCGCGCTGGAACGGCAGGGACAGATTGTCGCCGGTGTGATTTACAACCCGGCACTGGATGAACTTTATACGGCTGAACGCGGCAGTGGCGTGTTTCTGAATGACCGGCGTCTGCGCGTTGCCGGCCGCCGCAAGCTCGAAGATTGCGTCATCGCCACCGGCATCCCGCATTTGGGACGCGGCAAACACGGGCAGTATCTGGTAGAACTGCGCAATGTCATGGGTGAGGTTGCAGGTATCCGCCGCATGGGTGCCGCCGCGCTTGACCTTGCCTCTGTCGCGGCAGGACGCTTTGACGCTTTCTGGGAAAGCGATCTGCAACCATGGGATATGGCAGCCGGCTTGTTGATGGTGCGTGAAGCGGGCGGTTTTGTTTCCGACATGAGCGGCGGGCAGGATATTTTCGCCAGCAAAAGCGTTGTCGCCGGCAATGAATTTATCCATCCGGCTTTGTTACAGACACTGAAAAAGCCGGTCTGA
- the rplU gene encoding 50S ribosomal protein L21 (bhsal01800), with protein sequence MFAVIKTGGKQYRVAANDLLKVEKVAGEAGDIVEFAEVLVVGKGADATFGAPVVEGALVTAEVVEQGRGAKVIAFKKRRRQNSKRTRGHRQELTTVRISEILTNGEKPKKAATKVEAKAAPKRKKTAEKKAAPKKAAARKSAK encoded by the coding sequence ATGTTCGCAGTCATCAAAACAGGGGGCAAGCAGTATCGCGTTGCCGCCAATGACCTGCTGAAGGTCGAGAAAGTTGCCGGTGAGGCCGGTGATATCGTTGAATTTGCGGAAGTGCTGGTTGTCGGCAAAGGTGCCGATGCGACCTTTGGCGCACCGGTTGTTGAAGGTGCTCTTGTCACCGCTGAAGTGGTTGAACAGGGCCGCGGGGCCAAGGTTATTGCCTTCAAAAAACGGCGCCGCCAGAATTCGAAGCGCACCCGTGGTCACCGTCAGGAACTGACAACGGTGCGTATTTCGGAAATCCTCACCAATGGGGAAAAGCCGAAAAAGGCCGCTACGAAAGTAGAGGCAAAAGCCGCCCCGAAGAGAAAAAAAACTGCTGAAAAGAAGGCCGCGCCGAAAAAGGCAGCCGCCAGAAAATCAGCGAAGTAA
- a CDS encoding MSF transporter (bhsal01830), with product MRILPLVLAVALFMENMDANVISTSLPAIASDLDTSPIALKLALTSYLVSLAVFIPVSGWMADRFTARRIFRIAIGVFMAGSLLCAASSSLSAFVGARFLQGIGGAMMSPIARLLLVRSTPKADLVLAFSWLTIPALVGPVVGPPIGGFITTYSSWHWIFLINIPIGILGIIMASIHLPRDESIIIRPLDWPGFFLSGLGLSGFIFGLSLISLPALPQWLGFTMTFTGILCGLAYIAHAKRTRHPLLDLRLLQNTIFRISITGGNLFRLGIGALPFLLPMMLQLAFGLTPIQSGLITFISAVGALGMKFGVNRVFHRFGFRRILLIGTLLSAAFIAINGLFTLATPYVLILAPLLFGGFLRSMVFSGVNALAYADLAQEDISQATPILAVAQQASIALGVAIAGMVLELCLLTHPESLQLRDFHIAFFVVGGLSALAFLVFYRLPQNAGYQLAETKPPSSKTLVP from the coding sequence ATGCGGATTTTGCCGCTTGTGCTCGCAGTCGCGTTGTTCATGGAAAATATGGATGCCAATGTCATTTCCACGTCACTGCCTGCTATTGCCAGCGATCTTGATACCAGCCCGATTGCGCTGAAACTGGCGCTCACATCCTACCTGGTATCGCTTGCGGTGTTTATTCCTGTCAGCGGCTGGATGGCAGACCGTTTTACCGCGCGGCGCATTTTCCGTATTGCCATCGGTGTGTTTATGGCCGGTTCGCTGCTGTGCGCCGCCTCGTCCTCGCTCAGCGCTTTTGTCGGCGCGCGTTTTCTGCAAGGCATTGGCGGCGCAATGATGTCCCCGATTGCCCGCCTGCTGCTGGTGCGTTCCACCCCCAAAGCTGATCTGGTGCTGGCATTTTCATGGCTCACGATTCCTGCTCTTGTCGGCCCTGTTGTCGGCCCGCCGATCGGCGGTTTCATCACCACCTATTCCTCATGGCACTGGATTTTTCTTATCAATATTCCCATCGGCATTCTTGGCATTATCATGGCGTCCATCCACCTGCCGCGTGACGAAAGCATTATCATCCGCCCGCTTGACTGGCCGGGCTTTTTCCTCTCCGGTCTCGGGCTTTCAGGCTTTATCTTCGGACTGTCGCTGATCAGCCTGCCGGCTCTGCCGCAATGGCTGGGTTTCACCATGACATTTACCGGCATTCTTTGCGGCCTTGCCTATATTGCCCACGCAAAACGCACCCGTCATCCGCTGCTTGACCTGCGCCTGCTGCAAAACACGATTTTCCGCATCTCCATCACCGGCGGCAATCTGTTCCGGCTTGGTATCGGTGCACTGCCCTTTTTGCTGCCGATGATGTTGCAGCTGGCTTTTGGCCTTACCCCCATCCAATCCGGCCTTATCACTTTTATCAGCGCAGTTGGCGCATTGGGAATGAAATTCGGTGTCAACCGTGTCTTCCATCGTTTTGGCTTTCGCCGCATTCTGCTTATCGGCACGCTTCTGTCAGCCGCTTTTATTGCTATCAACGGCTTGTTCACCCTCGCTACGCCTTATGTGCTGATTCTCGCCCCGCTGCTTTTTGGCGGCTTTTTACGCTCTATGGTGTTTTCAGGCGTTAATGCCCTGGCTTATGCCGATCTTGCCCAGGAGGATATCAGCCAGGCAACGCCCATTCTGGCCGTCGCGCAACAGGCTTCCATCGCCCTTGGCGTAGCTATTGCCGGCATGGTGCTGGAATTGTGTCTGCTCACCCACCCTGAAAGCCTGCAATTGCGTGATTTTCATATCGCGTTTTTTGTTGTTGGCGGTCTTTCAGCCTTGGCATTTCTGGTCTTTTACCGCCTGCCCCAAAATGCCGGATACCAGCTTGCCGAGACAAAACCCCCGTCATCCAAGACGCTCGTTCCATAA
- a CDS encoding Tetratricopeptide repeat protein, Sel1subfamily (bhsal01860), which yields MKRLPLLFLLATAPFTPACAVQQAAPQEAEQNTTILQPGDHDAAYQAYSEGKYKLAFNEAMKRARKGDPAAQTLLALLYQEGRTIKQDARQASYWFGRAAEGGDTYAQLYYGIDLLNGTYVTQDIQKGKDYLRKAITAGLPAAYRYYGMLAAQDAPASQRDDIALSWYMKGAAAGDSSAAYDASQILAQGTQKVARDKKAARTLLEVAANNGHSSAQVKLAEWMTEGVGGPVDRANAFSLASTAAHNHIPAAQILLANFYRNGIGTQADIIKASVWYLRAKAHNISEPGLETMLNTLSKDQFQQVFDENARIGF from the coding sequence ATGAAACGCTTGCCCCTGTTGTTTTTACTGGCCACCGCACCGTTTACCCCTGCCTGCGCCGTCCAGCAGGCCGCGCCGCAGGAAGCGGAACAGAATACGACGATTTTGCAGCCGGGCGATCATGATGCCGCCTATCAGGCTTATAGCGAAGGCAAGTACAAGCTTGCTTTTAACGAAGCCATGAAACGCGCCCGGAAAGGCGACCCGGCAGCGCAGACCCTGCTTGCACTCCTTTATCAGGAAGGGCGCACCATCAAACAGGATGCGCGCCAAGCCTCTTACTGGTTTGGCCGGGCGGCAGAAGGCGGCGACACTTATGCCCAGCTTTATTATGGCATAGATTTGTTGAACGGCACTTATGTGACACAGGATATTCAAAAGGGTAAAGACTATCTGCGCAAGGCCATTACGGCAGGGCTGCCTGCCGCCTACCGCTATTACGGCATGCTGGCCGCGCAGGATGCCCCGGCAAGCCAGCGTGATGACATTGCCCTTTCATGGTACATGAAGGGAGCCGCGGCAGGCGACAGTTCAGCCGCCTATGATGCCAGCCAGATTCTGGCGCAGGGCACGCAAAAGGTCGCCCGGGACAAAAAAGCCGCACGCACGCTTCTGGAAGTCGCCGCCAATAACGGCCATTCATCCGCACAGGTCAAGCTTGCTGAATGGATGACAGAGGGTGTCGGCGGGCCGGTTGACCGGGCAAACGCCTTCAGCCTGGCCAGCACCGCCGCCCACAATCATATTCCGGCGGCGCAGATTTTGCTGGCCAATTTCTACCGCAACGGGATCGGCACACAGGCGGATATCATCAAGGCATCTGTCTGGTATTTGCGTGCCAAAGCCCATAATATTTCCGAACCCGGACTGGAAACCATGCTGAATACATTGTCAAAAGACCAGTTCCAGCAGGTCTTTGATGAAAACGCCCGCATCGGGTTTTAG
- a CDS encoding Thiamine-phosphate pyrophosphorylase (bhsal01870) has product MTMAEQNPTNQSRIVLGLDVSRAVTPAQLATVLQGGGAACVILHNTRAPTNEAAFQTQAAALVPVVQAAGCAAIIAGDSRIAGRLKADGLHIESDLQALETALGKQSAMMVGYGNLRDRHSAMQAGERQPHYLLFGRLGHDTKAAPHPRNLALGEWWASLMEIPCIVQGGSDLETLLSVARTGAEFIALEEAIFSAAEPAGALKRANDLLDSTSDER; this is encoded by the coding sequence ATGACAATGGCCGAGCAAAACCCGACAAACCAAAGCCGCATTGTGCTCGGGCTTGATGTCAGCCGCGCAGTGACGCCGGCACAGCTTGCAACGGTTTTGCAGGGCGGTGGCGCTGCCTGCGTGATTCTGCACAATACCCGGGCGCCAACGAATGAAGCCGCCTTTCAGACACAGGCGGCAGCGCTGGTGCCTGTTGTGCAGGCGGCAGGCTGCGCGGCAATCATTGCCGGTGACAGCCGTATTGCCGGCCGTCTCAAGGCCGATGGCCTGCATATTGAAAGCGATCTTCAGGCGCTGGAAACAGCGCTTGGCAAGCAATCCGCCATGATGGTCGGCTATGGCAACCTGCGTGACCGCCACAGCGCCATGCAGGCCGGCGAGAGACAGCCGCATTATCTGCTGTTTGGCCGCCTTGGCCATGATACAAAAGCCGCCCCCCACCCGCGCAATCTGGCGCTTGGCGAATGGTGGGCGTCGCTGATGGAAATTCCCTGCATTGTACAGGGCGGCAGCGACCTTGAAACGCTTCTTTCCGTCGCACGTACCGGTGCGGAATTTATTGCGCTGGAAGAGGCAATTTTTTCTGCTGCTGAACCGGCCGGCGCGCTCAAACGCGCCAATGATCTGCTTGACAGCACTTCCGACGAAAGGTGA